Proteins co-encoded in one Pararge aegeria chromosome 19, ilParAegt1.1, whole genome shotgun sequence genomic window:
- the LOC120632240 gene encoding uncharacterized protein LOC120632240, translating into MRAHLYIIVIYTTILCTTSYTNIGDDEKFSIYGKRNLNEINNENVDKHFKYHGKIIQDLKDAKIAKIKAEVLKRSKNYEKPLNMVDDIGKVVKNPDSEKYHRDPVLNYMKRSNLRRARRDSSDFETSDTSSSSLELPNWKDEWKQHWLQKKLEAINSSMPKGDMVNMVAARPWGVPCGDPNQHDAPWGTCMLPMECEAEYRIYRGDYFCGRTKFICCALQVTNYDLYGGFDVSFADSSLETDSEEKKNRDRGSKERKRRKRAKERRQRLRDRLKRKRKIKRTIRKITREIRKILNRSFRNGTTARKKKTKQLKKFIKELKHRYMKERKTVKDIHEMELIKIDAALQKRLNEIRGLNQEYVKNQTFRDVIINGSISRHNMNMLMKAHPELANVLNTRRSGNVRSPQDYLEYDIEYGYLYY; encoded by the exons ATGAGAGCGCATTTATATATTATCGTAATATATACAACCATTTTATGTACAACATCTTACACAAACATTGGAGATGATGAAAAGTTCTCGATATACGGTAAAAGAaatcttaatgaaattaataacgAAAATGTGGACAAACATTTCAAATATCATGGAAAAATAATACAAGATCTTAAAGACGCGAAAATTGCGAAAATAAAGGCGGAAGTGTTGAAAAGATCAAAGAATTATGAAAAACCGCTGAATATGGTTGACGACATTGGAAAAGTTGTAAAAAATCCCGACTCAGAAAAGTACCACAGAGATCCCGTTTTGAACTACATGAAGAGAAGTAACTTACGAAGGGCAAGACGGGACTCTTCTGATTTTGAGACTAGCGACACTTCTAGTTCAAGTTTGGAGTTACCGAATTGGAAGGATGAGTGGAAACAGCACTGGTTGCAGAAAAAGCTAGAAGCGATCAATTCTTCTATGCCTAAAGGCGATATGGTTAATATGGTTGCTGCAA gACCATGGGGCGTGCCGTGTGGAGATCCAAACCAGCACGATGCGCCATGGGGAACTTGCATGTTACCAATGGAATGTGAGGCGGAATACAGAATATACAGAGGAGATTACTTCTGTGGCCGTACTAAGTTCATTTGCTGTGCTCTGCAAGTTACAAATTATGACTTATATGGAGGTTTCGATGTTTCTTTCGCCGATTCCAGCTTAGAGACAGACTCAGAAGAAAAAAAGAATAGAGATCGAGGATCTAAAGAAAGGAAGCGGCGAAAGAGGGCTAAGGAAAGGCGACAAAGATTGAGAGACAGGTTGAAGCGTAAACGAAAAATAAAGAGGACCATTAGGAAGATAACAAGGGAAATAAGGAAGATCTTAAACAGGTCGTTCAGGAATGGTACCACAGCGAGGAAAAAGAAGACTAAACAACTCAAGAAGTTTATCAAAGAGCTAAAGCATCGTTACATGAAGGAAAGGAAAACGGTGAAAGACATTCATGAAATGGAGCTTATTAAAATTGATGCTGCGTTACAGAAGCGACTGAATGAGATACGAGGCCTCAACCAAGAGTACGTGAAAAACCAAACGTTTAGAGATGTGATCATAAATGGTTCGATAAGCAGACATAATATGAATATGTTGATGAAAGCGCATCCTGAGTTAGCCAATGTGTTAAATACAAGGCGCAGTGGGAATGTTAGAAGCCCCCAGGATTACTTGGAGTACGATATAGAATATGGATATCTGTATTACTGA